One region of Pseudomonas sp. ABC1 genomic DNA includes:
- a CDS encoding HlyD family type I secretion periplasmic adaptor subunit, producing MQSSSSAVSPSASVLPFDERRHARLGRWLVLAGFGGFIAWAALAPLDKGVPVSGSVVVAGSRQAVQHPSGGVIERILVRDGEQVRAGQVLVQVDATLARAQHESLQAQYVAARASEARLITERDGLENIAFAEALLGRTSEPWVATALALQRQLLHSRRQALRLELDALAENLAGVEARLRGLRASMNYQQEQRDTLREQLESLRSLAREGYIARNRLLDQERLYAQLNGAIAEGQGDIGQLQRQALELRLRSGQRQEEYHKDVRQQLADTQLNAEDLANRLRSAEFELLNTQVQSPASGTVVGLSVFTEGGVIAPGQQLMEIVPAGASLLVDARAPVELVDKLRPGLEVELMFSAFNQSKTPRVIGEVTLVSADRLLDEQTGEPYYLVRSRVSDAGMQQLAGLDIRPGMPVEAFVRTGERSLLNYLFKPLLDRTHLALAEE from the coding sequence ATGCAGAGCAGTTCTTCAGCAGTTTCTCCATCAGCCAGCGTGCTGCCGTTCGATGAGCGTCGTCATGCCCGTCTGGGGCGTTGGCTGGTATTGGCCGGCTTTGGTGGTTTCATCGCCTGGGCCGCACTGGCACCGCTGGACAAGGGGGTGCCGGTCTCTGGCAGCGTGGTGGTGGCGGGCAGTCGCCAGGCGGTGCAGCACCCCAGTGGTGGGGTGATCGAGCGCATCCTCGTGCGCGATGGCGAGCAGGTAAGGGCCGGACAGGTGCTGGTGCAGGTCGACGCGACCCTGGCACGCGCCCAGCACGAGTCGCTCCAGGCCCAGTACGTTGCTGCCCGTGCCAGTGAGGCGAGGCTGATTACCGAGCGCGACGGACTGGAAAACATCGCCTTTGCCGAGGCATTACTGGGCCGCACGAGCGAGCCCTGGGTGGCCACCGCACTGGCATTGCAACGGCAACTGCTGCACAGCCGTCGCCAGGCGTTGCGCCTGGAACTGGATGCACTGGCGGAAAACCTTGCCGGTGTCGAGGCGCGACTGCGGGGGCTGCGTGCGTCCATGAACTACCAGCAGGAGCAGCGCGATACCCTTCGCGAGCAGTTGGAGAGCCTGCGTAGCCTGGCCCGGGAAGGCTATATCGCGCGCAACCGTCTGCTCGATCAGGAGCGCCTGTATGCCCAGCTCAACGGCGCCATTGCCGAGGGGCAGGGGGATATCGGCCAGTTGCAACGTCAGGCGCTGGAGTTGCGCCTGCGCAGTGGCCAGCGCCAGGAGGAATACCACAAGGACGTGCGTCAGCAACTGGCCGATACCCAATTGAATGCCGAGGACCTGGCCAATCGTCTGCGCAGCGCCGAGTTCGAATTGCTCAATACCCAGGTGCAGTCGCCCGCCAGCGGTACGGTGGTCGGGCTGAGTGTGTTCACCGAGGGTGGGGTGATTGCGCCAGGCCAGCAATTGATGGAAATCGTTCCCGCCGGTGCATCATTGCTGGTCGATGCCCGTGCGCCGGTTGAGTTGGTGGACAAACTCCGTCCGGGGCTGGAAGTGGAGCTTATGTTCTCTGCCTTCAACCAGAGCAAGACACCAAGAGTGATCGGTGAAGTCACCCTGGTTTCGGCCGACCGCCTGCTCGACGAACAGACCGGGGAGCCTTATTACCTTGTACGCAGTCGTGTCAGCGATGCAGGTATGCAGCAATTGGCAGGGCTGGATATCCGCCCCGGTATGCCGGTAGAGGCCTTTGTGCGAACGGGTGAGCGCTCTCTGCTCAACTACCTGTTCAAGCCATTGCTGGACCGTACCCACCTGGCATTGGCGGAGGAGTGA
- a CDS encoding TolC family outer membrane protein: MRPCLEAVAFAALCCLSFPSHALGLLDAYALALRNDPTLQAAISEHQAGQEHRAIGRAALLPRLDYRYTNSRNESEVTQQGLTGEVTNQRDYRSYASVVSLQQPLFDYAAWTRYRQGEARALLADERLRGRGQELMVRLFQAYSEALLAGERIALAQAQRSAYTERLQLNRRLFEGGEGTRTDLLETQARHDLSLAQEIEANDALDIALRELQAIIGEPLLLEDLTPLLAAPRFPPLHPQGFEAWRDLALASNAELAAQRHALSVAEQQVEQARANHMPSLSLVASSRLTRSDSESSYNQRYDTDSIGIQLNLPLFAGGANSASRRQAARQFEQASHELDAQSAGTLNELRRQYNLCRSAQAKIRAYQMAEASAATLVEATRKSVLGGERVNLDVLDAQAQLYNARRDLADARHGYLLAWLQLRYLAGQLGERDLAELAEHFARPDV, from the coding sequence ATGCGCCCCTGTCTTGAGGCCGTTGCATTCGCGGCCCTGTGCTGCCTCAGCTTTCCATCCCACGCGCTCGGCCTGCTCGATGCCTATGCCCTGGCACTGCGCAATGATCCGACCTTGCAGGCCGCGATCAGCGAGCATCAGGCAGGTCAGGAGCACCGCGCCATTGGCCGTGCCGCGCTGCTGCCACGGCTGGACTACCGCTATACCAACTCCCGCAACGAGTCGGAAGTCACTCAGCAGGGGTTGACCGGTGAGGTCACCAATCAGCGCGACTATCGCAGCTACGCTTCGGTGGTCAGCCTGCAACAGCCGTTGTTCGACTATGCCGCCTGGACCCGTTACCGTCAGGGCGAGGCCCGTGCGCTGCTGGCCGACGAGCGCCTGCGTGGACGCGGGCAGGAGTTGATGGTGCGCCTGTTCCAGGCTTACAGCGAGGCGTTGCTGGCGGGGGAGCGCATCGCCCTGGCGCAGGCCCAGCGCAGTGCCTACACCGAGCGTCTGCAGCTCAATCGCCGCTTGTTCGAAGGCGGCGAAGGCACCCGTACCGACTTGCTCGAAACCCAGGCTCGCCATGACCTGTCACTGGCTCAGGAGATCGAGGCGAACGATGCGCTGGACATCGCCTTGCGCGAATTGCAGGCGATCATTGGCGAGCCCTTGCTGCTCGAGGATCTGACACCATTGCTCGCGGCACCACGATTCCCTCCGCTGCACCCGCAGGGGTTCGAGGCCTGGCGCGACCTTGCACTGGCCAGCAATGCCGAGCTGGCCGCGCAGCGCCATGCCTTGAGCGTGGCCGAGCAGCAGGTCGAACAGGCTCGCGCCAACCACATGCCCAGTCTCAGTCTGGTCGCGAGCAGCCGCTTGACCCGCTCCGATTCGGAAAGCAGCTACAACCAGCGTTACGACACCGACTCCATTGGTATCCAGCTCAACCTCCCGCTGTTCGCCGGGGGTGCCAACAGTGCCAGTCGGCGCCAGGCCGCCCGTCAGTTCGAGCAGGCCAGTCATGAACTGGACGCCCAGAGCGCCGGCACGCTCAACGAATTGCGCCGCCAATACAACCTGTGCCGCAGCGCCCAGGCCAAGATTCGCGCTTACCAGATGGCCGAGGCGTCCGCCGCCACCCTGGTCGAAGCCACCCGTAAAAGCGTACTGGGTGGCGAGCGGGTCAACCTCGATGTGCTCGATGCCCAGGCACAGCTTTACAACGCTCGCCGTGATCTGGCGGATGCCCGGCATGGGTACCTGCTCGCGTGGCTGCAGTTGCGCTACCTGGCCGGACAATTGGGCGAACGGGACCTGGCTGAACTTGCCGAGCATTTCGCCAGGCCAGACGTTTGA
- a CDS encoding type I secretion system permease/ATPase: MTARSPSNEILGALSAYKGSFYGVGLFSAIINLLMLAPAIYMLQVYDRVLASGNQMTLAMLTLMVVGLFAFMGALEWVRSLVVIRLGAQMDMRLNQRVYTAAFEANLKSGSLAAGQSLNDLTTLRQFATGNALFAFFDAPWFPIYLAVIFLFHPWLGLLALAGAVLLMGLAWLNQRVSRAPLAEAGKVSIRATQRATANLRNAEVIEAMGMLGNLRARWLGEHVEFLSLQNQASEKTAAVSAWSKGVRLGLQSLMLGLGALLAISGEITPGMMIAGSILVGRVLGPLDGVIGAWKQWASARQAYERLAGLLAQCPERDAGMALPTPQGRLQVERLVATAPGGRTPVLSSIGFALEPGEVLGVIGPSGCGKSTLARLLVATQPALAGTVRLDGADLQQWDKRLLGAHIGYLPQDVQLFAGSIAENIARFAEVDAEQVVAAAQLAGVHELILRLPQGYDTPLGEGGSGLSGGQKQRVGLARALYGLPALIVLDEPNSNLDEEGEKALLAAIEQLKRHKCTLVLITHKPALLSGADKLLVLRGGQMQAFGPAARVLQDLQQAARPAPATTAAQLRVAPSLNMSYGTPKA, from the coding sequence ATGACAGCACGTAGCCCCTCCAATGAAATCCTGGGTGCCCTGTCTGCCTATAAAGGCAGCTTCTATGGTGTCGGGTTGTTCAGCGCGATCATCAACCTGCTGATGCTGGCGCCGGCTATCTACATGCTGCAGGTGTACGACCGGGTGCTGGCCTCAGGCAATCAGATGACCCTGGCCATGCTGACGCTGATGGTGGTCGGCCTGTTCGCCTTCATGGGCGCGTTGGAGTGGGTTCGCAGCCTGGTGGTGATTCGCCTGGGCGCGCAGATGGATATGCGCCTGAACCAGCGTGTCTACACGGCTGCCTTCGAGGCCAATCTGAAAAGCGGCAGTCTGGCGGCCGGGCAATCGCTGAATGACCTGACCACGCTGCGCCAGTTCGCCACGGGCAATGCGTTGTTCGCTTTTTTCGACGCGCCCTGGTTCCCGATCTACCTGGCGGTGATTTTTCTCTTCCACCCCTGGCTGGGCCTGCTGGCCCTGGCTGGCGCGGTGTTGCTCATGGGGCTGGCCTGGCTCAATCAGCGTGTTTCACGTGCGCCGCTGGCAGAGGCCGGGAAGGTGTCGATCCGTGCCACGCAGCGGGCCACGGCCAACCTGCGCAATGCTGAAGTGATCGAGGCAATGGGGATGTTGGGCAACCTGCGTGCCCGCTGGCTGGGCGAGCATGTCGAGTTCCTATCCTTGCAGAACCAGGCCAGTGAAAAGACTGCTGCCGTCAGCGCCTGGTCCAAGGGCGTACGCCTTGGCCTGCAATCGTTGATGCTGGGGCTGGGGGCGCTGCTGGCGATCTCCGGGGAGATCACGCCGGGGATGATGATCGCGGGCTCGATTCTGGTGGGCCGCGTGCTTGGGCCGTTGGATGGTGTGATCGGCGCCTGGAAACAATGGGCCTCGGCGCGCCAGGCGTATGAGCGACTGGCCGGGTTGCTTGCGCAATGCCCTGAACGTGATGCGGGCATGGCGCTGCCGACGCCGCAGGGACGGCTGCAGGTCGAGCGCCTGGTGGCGACCGCCCCCGGTGGACGTACCCCCGTGCTGAGCAGTATCGGCTTTGCCCTGGAGCCTGGTGAGGTACTGGGCGTGATCGGGCCGTCCGGTTGTGGCAAATCCACACTGGCACGCCTGCTGGTCGCGACGCAGCCGGCCCTGGCCGGCACGGTGCGTCTGGACGGTGCCGATCTGCAACAGTGGGACAAGCGGCTGCTTGGTGCCCATATCGGCTATCTGCCGCAGGATGTGCAATTGTTCGCGGGCAGCATCGCGGAAAATATCGCTCGCTTTGCCGAGGTGGATGCCGAGCAGGTGGTTGCCGCCGCGCAGCTTGCGGGTGTCCATGAACTGATTCTGCGTCTGCCACAGGGGTATGACACGCCGCTGGGCGAGGGCGGCAGCGGGCTGTCTGGTGGGCAGAAGCAGCGTGTCGGCCTTGCCCGTGCGCTCTATGGGCTACCGGCGTTGATCGTACTCGACGAGCCCAATTCCAACCTCGACGAAGAAGGGGAAAAGGCTCTGTTGGCTGCTATCGAGCAGCTCAAGCGGCACAAGTGCACGTTGGTACTGATCACTCACAAACCTGCCCTGTTGAGTGGCGCGGACAAACTGCTGGTACTGCGCGGAGGGCAGATGCAGGCCTTCGGCCCGGCAGCGCGCGTATTACAGGATTTGCAGCAGGCAGCCCGCCCGGCACCCGCAACGACAGCGGCCCAGTTGCGAGTCGCGCCGAGTTTGAACATGAGTTACGGCACGCCGAAGGCCTGA
- a CDS encoding TerC family protein yields the protein MNALETFFLAEFMGTAAWLWLSFLVLVFSLLAFDLGVLHRDSKPIGVKESLMLSAGYITAGLLFSIWVWYQKGGDSSLDYLTGFLIEKSLSIDNVFVMALIFSFLGIPREHQHKVLFWGILGVIVLRALMIGLGAVLIHRFEWILYVFGVFLVVTGVRMLFAKVDDEPDLANNFLVQFLRTHLRVTDRLHGQRFFVRQPNRHGKTVLWATPLLLALILIECADVVFAVDSVPAIFSITQDPFIIYTSNIFAILGLRALYFALAALIHRFAYLKYALALVLVFIGGKIFLVGIIGKIPAGISLGVTLALLAGGVLLSLWKTRNEATAPVQAHDEK from the coding sequence ATGAACGCCCTAGAAACGTTTTTCCTCGCTGAATTCATGGGCACGGCCGCCTGGCTGTGGCTGTCCTTTCTGGTACTGGTCTTTTCCCTGCTGGCGTTCGATCTCGGTGTACTGCACCGCGACAGCAAGCCCATCGGCGTCAAGGAAAGCCTGATGCTCTCCGCCGGCTACATCACTGCCGGCCTGCTGTTCTCGATCTGGGTCTGGTATCAGAAAGGCGGTGACTCCAGCCTCGACTACCTGACCGGCTTCCTGATCGAGAAATCCCTGTCCATCGACAACGTCTTCGTCATGGCGCTGATCTTCAGCTTCCTCGGCATTCCCCGCGAGCATCAACACAAGGTGCTGTTCTGGGGCATCCTCGGGGTGATCGTGCTGCGTGCGCTGATGATCGGCCTGGGTGCGGTGCTGATCCACCGCTTCGAGTGGATTCTCTATGTGTTCGGCGTGTTCCTGGTGGTCACCGGCGTACGCATGCTGTTCGCCAAGGTCGATGACGAACCAGACCTAGCCAACAATTTCCTCGTCCAGTTCCTGCGCACGCACCTGCGCGTCACCGACCGCCTGCATGGCCAGCGCTTCTTCGTGCGCCAGCCGAACCGCCACGGTAAGACCGTGCTCTGGGCCACGCCCCTGCTGCTGGCGCTGATCCTGATCGAGTGTGCCGACGTGGTGTTCGCGGTGGACAGTGTCCCGGCGATCTTCTCCATCACCCAGGACCCGTTCATCATCTACACCTCGAACATCTTCGCCATCCTCGGCCTGCGCGCGCTGTACTTCGCCCTGGCCGCGCTGATCCATCGCTTCGCCTACCTCAAGTACGCACTGGCGCTGGTGCTGGTGTTCATCGGCGGCAAGATTTTCCTGGTCGGCATCATCGGCAAGATTCCCGCCGGCATCTCGCTCGGCGTGACACTGGCGCTGCTGGCCGGTGGGGTGCTGCTGTCGCTGTGGAAGACACGCAACGAAGCCACTGCGCCTGTACAGGCACACGACGAGAAGTGA
- a CDS encoding heme acquisition protein HasA: MSITVTVDSAFFTDVGDHNNDGVVSLSDYFSYLSSNMGFSPWDLFDSFNGNTGWLLGPKNGTQFGLESNTGSGAAFVASAATGGELHYTLFDNPTHTFYGDLNTIEVGSGLNDSGSVWSTSQSWITFDNLSSVLGNGTVNGQPQPDNELHNIIYSLMQGDGEALQDFLVAQGYDLDAALSVGVQSADAALVGVQEYVDDLALAA; the protein is encoded by the coding sequence ATGAGCATTACCGTAACGGTCGATAGCGCCTTTTTCACTGACGTCGGCGACCACAACAACGATGGTGTCGTTTCCCTGAGTGACTATTTCTCTTACCTGAGCAGCAACATGGGCTTCAGTCCCTGGGATCTGTTCGACTCCTTCAATGGCAACACCGGCTGGCTGCTGGGGCCGAAGAACGGCACTCAGTTCGGGCTGGAGTCCAATACCGGTTCTGGCGCGGCTTTCGTGGCCTCGGCAGCGACGGGCGGTGAGTTGCACTACACCCTGTTCGACAATCCGACCCATACCTTCTATGGCGATCTGAATACCATCGAAGTGGGCAGCGGCCTGAATGACAGCGGTTCGGTCTGGAGCACCTCGCAGAGCTGGATCACCTTCGACAATCTGTCGTCCGTACTGGGGAATGGGACCGTGAATGGTCAGCCGCAACCGGACAACGAACTGCACAACATCATCTACAGCCTGATGCAAGGCGATGGCGAAGCACTGCAGGACTTCCTGGTAGCCCAGGGCTATGACCTCGATGCGGCTCTCAGCGTCGGCGTGCAATCTGCCGATGCCGCGCTGGTTGGTGTCCAGGAATACGTCGACGACCTCGCGCTGGCTGCCTGA